The Streptomyces sp. NBC_01439 genome contains the following window.
CGTGATCGTCGTCGCCTCCGTGTCCTGCATCTACGGTCTCGGTACCCCGCAGGAGTACGTCGACCGGATGGTCTCCCTCAAGGTGGGCGAGGAGATTGACCGGGACCAGCTGCTGCGCCGTTTCGTGGACATCCAGTACACGCGCAACGACGTCGCCTTCACCCGCGGCACCTTCCGGGTGCGCGGGGACACGATCGAGATCTTCCCGGTCTACGAGGAACTGGCCGTCCGCATCGAAATGTTCGGCGACGAGATCGAGGCCCTCTCCACCCTGCACCCGCTGACCGGCGAGGTCATCAGCGAGGACCGCGAGCTGTACGTCTTCCCCGCCAGCCACTACGTCGCCGGCCCCGAGCGCATGGAGAAGGCGGTCCGCGGCATCGAGGCGGAGCTGACCGAGCGCCTAGCCGAGCTGGAGAAGCAGGGCAAGATGCTGGAGGCGCAGCGCTTGCGCATGCGCACCACGTACGACCTGGAGATGATGCGCCAGATCGGGTCCTGCTCCGGCATCGAGAACTACTCGCTGCACATGGACGACCGCGAGCGCGGCTCCGCGCCCAACACCCTCATCGACTACTTCCCGGAGGACTTCCTCCTGGTCATCGACGAGTCGCACGTCACCGTGCCGCAGATCGGCGCCATGTACGAGGGCGACGCCTCCCGCAAGCGCACCCTGGTCGACCACGGGTTCCGGTTGCCGTCCGCGCTGGACAACCGGCCGCTGAAGTGGGAGGAGTTCCAGGAGCGCATCGGCCAGACCGTCTACCTGTCGGCGACCCCCGGAAAGTACGAGCTCTCGCGCGGCGACGGCTTCGTCGAACAGATCATCCGCCCCACCGGCCTCATCGATCCCGAGGTCGTGGTCAAGCCCACCGAGGGGCAGATCGACGACCTGGTCCACGAGATTCGGCAGCGGGTCGAGAAGGACGAGCGGATCCTCGTCACCACCCTCACCAAGAAGATGGCCGAGGACCTCACGGACTACTTCCTGGAGCTCGGCATCCAGGTGCGGTACCTGCACAGCGACGTGGACACCCTGCGCCGCATCGAGCTGCTGCGCGAGCTGCGGGCCGGCGAGTACGACGTGCTGGTCGGCATCAACCTGCTCCGCGAGGGCCTCGACCTGCCCGAGGTGTCGCTGGTGGCGATCCTCGACGCCGA
Protein-coding sequences here:
- the uvrB gene encoding excinuclease ABC subunit UvrB — encoded protein: MRPVSKIERTVAPFEVVSPYQPSGDQPAAIAELEKRIRAGEKDVVLLGATGTGKSATTAWMIEKLQRPTLVMAPNKTLAAQLANEFRELLPNNAVEYFVSYYDYYQPEAYVPQSDTYIEKDSSINEEVERLRHSATNSLLTRRDVIVVASVSCIYGLGTPQEYVDRMVSLKVGEEIDRDQLLRRFVDIQYTRNDVAFTRGTFRVRGDTIEIFPVYEELAVRIEMFGDEIEALSTLHPLTGEVISEDRELYVFPASHYVAGPERMEKAVRGIEAELTERLAELEKQGKMLEAQRLRMRTTYDLEMMRQIGSCSGIENYSLHMDDRERGSAPNTLIDYFPEDFLLVIDESHVTVPQIGAMYEGDASRKRTLVDHGFRLPSALDNRPLKWEEFQERIGQTVYLSATPGKYELSRGDGFVEQIIRPTGLIDPEVVVKPTEGQIDDLVHEIRQRVEKDERILVTTLTKKMAEDLTDYFLELGIQVRYLHSDVDTLRRIELLRELRAGEYDVLVGINLLREGLDLPEVSLVAILDADKEGFLRSGTSLIQTIGRAARNVSGQVHMYADKMTPAMEKAIEETNRRREKQIAYNTANGIDPQPLRKKINDIVATIAREELDTEELLGTGYRQAKDGKGAKAPVPALGGRSAAGKTGGKGAKGAKGAAGAEVLTDRPAAELAALIEQMTERMRGAAAELQFEVAARIRDEVGELKKELRQMKEAGLA